In Myxococcus virescens, a single window of DNA contains:
- a CDS encoding response regulator, which translates to MNILVVDDDLELCTMLSRFLEMHGFTVYSASDALQALDVLERNQVSMVITDYVMPHMDGIQFTEMLKADPRFQSVPVLLMTGSEDGSVTDRGLRKGVALTLHKPLDMGQLLTLVRFAQ; encoded by the coding sequence GTGAACATCCTTGTCGTCGACGACGATCTCGAACTCTGCACGATGCTCTCTCGCTTCTTGGAGATGCATGGGTTCACGGTCTACTCGGCGTCCGACGCGCTCCAGGCGCTCGACGTGCTGGAGCGCAACCAGGTCAGCATGGTCATCACCGACTACGTGATGCCCCATATGGACGGCATCCAGTTCACGGAGATGCTCAAGGCGGACCCCCGCTTCCAGAGCGTCCCGGTGCTGCTGATGACGGGCAGCGAGGATGGCTCGGTGACGGACCGCGGCCTGCGCAAGGGCGTGGCCCTGACGCTCCACAAGCCCCTGGACATGGGCCAACTGCTCACCCTGGTCCGCTTCGCGCAATAG